The following are from one region of the Magallana gigas chromosome 6, xbMagGiga1.1, whole genome shotgun sequence genome:
- the LOC117689170 gene encoding uncharacterized protein: protein MESFPQQIYKGLQNMSASMFVGLCKKVGTSQEVAIRRESQDIRDMVERRVTPDDGIIMMMSGSRREGFDLKGSDLDYMYWYNNHRVIMDMSQSEYYNTANKTLILSDSSESPPGFTLLQLLTPSRYREVRSSCVRMNGRVYISSSIYRQLTCSAVHPNSTVHGPCGSGVRAGVEYDTAVCFVSDFRPLSASSWIDRCHSWPDPEVVDDIVRNGCHLVAIGHPLGPHENEEWRISFSRAEYKLVYSMSHCQFLTYGLLKLFLKEVLNQQSEETNKLLCSYHMKTTVFWAIQQNTLPHWCPQNLLAGFWICFKLLLKWVYKGICPNFFSPQNNMFLTKVYGSAQNRLFLQLHELYNEGLACLLQSPSIRSYIIHVLYNPRLSICTDESMIRSEVDFDILISSIQSTVPVPAAIGSLYQITKAIHMIEQFVESPMTHHQVVIMQRFTALILQSTSFLLIQNIHTNTGVNKQMYIADKQSCHMLKLAAKFGSVSDMLFIAMYYYKTLRYREALSFIEMTKFKLAQPYIMYELYVDRERYIEAVGGQSWSTKMRQAVAWDITLYNYNKICYISELIPEQQSALQNRKPALFVPVFVMLHFLEFLCYRQIDTTLSQAALDELQVLVHHDQGLYISAIYRDICWEILGICQQMTGDIQAALYSYQHSLTQDPFHCIQTATQRRIQDIVQSTQHQ from the exons ATGGAGTCTTTCCCCCAACAAAT ATATAAGGGACTGCAGAACATGTCGGCGTCCATGTTTGTGGGACTGTGTAAGAAAGTGGGGACCTCACAAGAGGTAGCCATCAGGAGGGAGTCACAGGACATCAGGGATATGGTGGAGAGACGAGTGACACCTGATGATGGGATCATAATGATGATGAGTGGAAGTAGGAGAGAAGGGTTCGATCTGAAGGGATCAGATCTGGACTATATGTACTGGTACAACAACCACCGAGTGATCATGGACATGTCTCAGTCTGAGTATTACAACACAGCCAATAAAACCTTGATTCTCTCTGACAGTTCAGagagtccaccaggattcacTTTACTCCAGTTACTGACACCATCAAGATACAGAGAAGTCCGATCATCATGTGTCAGAATGAATGGCAGAGTCTATATATCTAGTTCTATATACAGACAGTTAACTTGTTCAGCAGTTCATCCTAATTCTACTGTACACGGACCCTGTGGTAGTGGTGTTAGAGCAGGAGTAGAATATGACACTGCAGTCTGTTTTGTTTCTGACTTTCGGCCTCTGTCTGCCTCCTCATGGATAGACAGATGTCACTCATGGCCTGATCCTGAAGTTGTTGATGACATTGTCAGAAACGGATGTCACCTTGTAGCAATAGGACACCCATTAGGACCCCATGAAAATGAAGAatggagaatttctttttcacgGGCAGAATATAAACTAGTTTATTCAATGAGCCACTGTCAGTTTTTGACATATGGTTTGTTAAAACTTTTCttaaaagaagttttaaatcaacaatcaGAAGAAACCAATAAACTGTTGTGTTCCTATCACATGAAGACAACAGTTTTCTGGGCgattcaacaaaacacactacCTCACTGGTGTCCACAAAATCTCCTGGCCGGTTTCTGGATCTGCTTCAAACTTCTCCTTAAATGGGTGTATAAAGGGATCTGCCCAAACTTTTTCAGcccacaaaacaacatgtttctGACCAAGGTCTATGGCTCAGCACAAAACAGATTGTTCCTACAGTTACATGAATTGTACAACGAAGGTCTGGCCTGTCTGTTACAGAGTCCCTCTATCAGGTCCTACATCATTCATGTCCTGTACAATCCCAGACTTTCTATTTGTACAGATGAAAGTATGATTAGGTCTGAAGTTGACTTTGATATTCTAATTTCCAGCATACAGTCAACTGTTCCAGTTCCAGCTGCCATTGGGTCTCTGTATCAAATAACCAAAGCCATACACATGATAGAACAGTTTGTGGAGTCACCAATGACACATCATCAAGTTGTAATAATGCAGAGATTTACAGCCTTAATCCTTCAGAGCACTTCTTTTCTATTAATACAGAACATACACACTAATACAGGTGTCAACAAACAGATGTATATTGCAGACAAACAGTCCTGTCACATGCTCAAATTAGCAGCCAAGTTTGGGTCTGTATCTGACATGTTGTTcattgccatgtattattacaagacaCTCAGATACAGGGAAGCTTTATCTTTTATAGAGATGACAAAGTTCAAGTTAGCACAGCCATATATAATGTATGAGCTATATGTAGACAGAGAGAGGTATATTGAGGCTGTAGGGGGACAGTCTTGGTCTACAAAGATGAGACAGGCTGTAGCATGGGATATCACACTTTACAATTACAATAAAATCTGTTATATCAGTGAACTAATTCCAGAACAACAGTCTGCTCTACAGAACAGAAAGCCTGCATTATTTGTCCCAGTGTTTGTAATGTTACATTTCCTAGAGTTCTTGTGTTACAGACAAATTGATACAACATTATCACAAGCAGCTCTAGATGAGCTACAGGTCCTAGTCCACCATGATCAGGGACTGTATATATCTGCTATATACAGAGACATCTGCTGGGAgatcctggggatctgtcaacagatgACAGGGGATATCCAGGCTGCTCTATACTCATACCAACATTCACTCACACAGGATCCATTTCATTGCATACAAACTGCTACACAGAGGAGAATACAGGACATAGTTCAGTCAACACAACACCAGTAA
- the LOC105319044 gene encoding putative transcription factor p65 homolog (The RefSeq protein has 3 substitutions compared to this genomic sequence): MAELNFGYDNPMGLGSNDLRLLMDGNHELLTNFDTADNDLVQLITQNQESFMTPQIPVTQPQPPKPQKQTTHRGTPHKTQDGIYVEIVEQPKQRGLRFRYECEGRSAGSIPGEGSTSEKKTFPTIKIHNYTGTAVIVVSCVTKDQPYEPHPHNLVGRDCKRGVCTLKVKDTNVISFPHLGIQCAKKKDVENNLKQRKEINVDPFQSGFKHLNKINSIDLNVVRLCFQVFLPDENGKITRIVPPVVSHCIHDKKSLNELVICRVDRHSGKAKGGDEVFLLCEKINRDDIVVRFYEETECGECLWEDFADFSTNDIHRQYAIVFRTPPYKDTMITRPKEVKMQLKRNNEPETSDSIPFIYMPEDPDPDRIMEKRKRKADQLKNWGFDMNVSGEDIKQRLKIKATKSRIKQEVPEVPPYTVENLLGGAHQMPPVSNVTTTHTKDGTSLNVRTLDNTTMGNVTITPTESVRQQLANLPDDVQIKLLQNLAVRKLQEEATSRINQPGQQLEKDHSTFLQSLLGGGMGMPQNSNPAQPLNQNLMMGGQAMGQCSGMDQENVDLMLQAYLGDQDQNMSFDSFGSNIGNMNFDPSVGANLNVTNDQGGLDETKTAVQSLGQS, translated from the exons ATGGCTGAGCTCAACTTTGGATACG ATAACCCGATGGGTTTGGGAAGTAACGACTTGAGGCTTCTAATGGATGGGAACCATGAATTATTAACAAATTTTGACCCAGCAGATAATGACCTGGTTCAACTGATAA CACAAAATCAGGAATCATTCATGACCCCTCAAATTCCTGTGACTCAACCCCAACCCCCCAAGCCACAGAAACAGACAACGCACAGAGGAACCCCCCACAAAACGCAAGACGGAATATATGTTGAGATCGTAGAACAGCCCAAGCAGAGAGGGCTGCGGTTCCGCTATGAGTGTGAGGGGAGATCAGCGGGCAGCATTCCTGGTGAAGGCAGCACCTCTGAGAAGAAGACCTTTCCAACCATTAAG ATTCACAACTACACTGGCACAGCGGTGATAGTGGTCTCCTGTGTGACCAAAGATCAGCCGTACGAACCCCACCCCCACAACCTAGTGGGCAGGGACTGCAAAAGGGGGGTCTGTACCCTAAAGGTCAAGGACACCAACGTCATCAG TTTCCCACACCTCGGAATACAGTGTGCCAAAAAGAAAGATGTGGAAAATAACCTGAAACAGAGAAAAGAAATCAACGTGGATCCATTCCAGA GTGGTTTCAAACACTTGAACAAAATCAACAGTATAGATCTTAACGTGGTCCGTCTGTGTTTCCAAGTATTCCTGCCagatgaaaatggaaaaatcacCCGCATTGTTCCTCCCGTTGTATCACATTGTATTCACGATAAAA AGTCATTGAACGAGTTGGTAATCTGCCGAGTAGACCGACACTCGGGGAAGGCAAAGGGAGGTGATGAGGTTTTCCTGCTGTGTGAGAAAATCAACAGAG ATGATATTGTGGTCCGGTTCTATGAGGAGACAGAGTGTGGAGAATGTCTGTGGGAAGACTTTGCCGACTTCAGCACAAACGACATCCACAGACAG TACGCCATTGTCTTCCGCACACCACCTTACAAAGACACAATGATCACACGGCCAAAGGAGGTCAAAATGCAGCTCAAACGCAACAATGAACCCGAAACCAGCGACTCAATCCCATTCATTTACATGCCTGAAGACCCAG ATCCTGACCGAATCATGGAGAAAAGAAAAAGGAAGGCTGATCAGCTGAAAAACTGGGGATTTGATA tgaaTGTCTCTGGAGAAGACATCAAGCAGAGGCTGAAGATAAAGGCGACCAAGTCCAGGATCAAGCAAGAAG TGCCTGAAGTCCCTCCCTACACCGTGGAGAATCTTCTGGGTGGGGCCCATCAGATGCCGCCAGTGTCCAATGTCACCACCACCCACACAAAGGACGGCACGTCCCTCAATGTAAGGACCCTGGACAACACTACCATGGGAAATGTGACCATTACCCCCACGGAGAGTGTTCGTCAACAGCTCGCTAACCTGCCTGACGACGTGCAAATCAAACTACTGCAGAATCTGGCCGTGCGTAAACTCCAGGAGGAGGCCACAAGCCGTATCAACCAGCCCGGTCAGCCCCTGGAAAAGGACCACAGCACCTTCCTCCAGTCTCTTCTCGGTGGAGGCATGGGGATGCCACAGAATTCAAACCCTGCACATCCGCTGAACCAGAACCTCATGATGGGAGGTCAGGCAATGGGTCAGTGCTCGGGGATGGACCAGGAGAATGTAGACTTAATGCTTCAGGCTTACCTTGGTGATCAGGATCAGAACATGTCCTTCGACAGCTTCGGCTCAAACATTGGAAACATGAACTTTGACCCCTCAGTGGGAGCCAATCTTAATGTGACAAATGATCAGGGAGGGTTAGACGAGACAAAGACAGCTGTCCAGTCTCTGGGCCAGTCCTGA
- the LOC117680671 gene encoding ral GTPase-activating protein subunit beta-like produces MKTQQSPMSHVMFRNRASDPPKYKQDKQRQLASKRVQEAAEGLLTCIIQHVGAFPPPCGPESLFSLLDEKSLLKYTKGNSCLPEHGSPFRYYVLENTIVVGLLEQPLGNIEDLLPTVTALIRGPFGRHAWVMQLRHSPRIKRGSSKSHLSDPGRPMPVENVGTHHSVKPRNFPESVDKVTATKAEKSIPTLESLVTDEKRPELNKLKSFIEKQDQFEYQIGQRKQQEVKSMPFPNQDTECKPPKITEEFQAARLFLSHYGFLSLEALKEQSNTSLPPSLVTLDTTNPGLTNDLEMLDTITARDNDTVHVFYVKSGQRLAQDILRNVGSQRGIQGQFLEFLHSLGWPVDVQKHAGWTGHISTSWKISQPEDIQENAPRVGTGGSIYDGQQQVLYWADVSSEVAFIVPSLDNFHRLQNDGDKSPQLSVSTPSEGPGGTKPTTLSLERPLTEPRNKTMESPSSPHDASAFRTRRFGRPSTVTIGPDTNIFVVWLENFEDHENFPTGDLLPMTSTGLEQYTATSSSSMRQDKDIFLIYIHALQNGLFRIHMEGNTGKISMAIPLVDGMVVSRRTLGSMVRQTAINIGRRKRLESDSYQPPHVRRKIKIQEIVDKYHLKMTESEFYTALFQDVHK; encoded by the exons ATGAAGACTCAACAATCACCAATGAGTCATGTCATGTTTAGG AACCGTGCCAGTGATCCGCCAAAGTATAAACAGGACAAGCAGCGACAGCTGGCCTCAAAACGTGTACAGGAAGCCGCGGAAGGACTCctcacctgtatcatacagcaCGTG GGTGCTTTCCCCCCGCCCTGTGGCCCCGAGTCCCTGTTTTCTCTGCTAGACGAAAAATCCCTGTTGAAATACACCAAGGGGAACAGCTGTTTGCCGGAACATGGCTCCCCCTTCAGATACTATGTCCTGGAAAACACGATCGTCGTGGGATTGTTGGAACAGCCTCTTGGAAATATTGAAG ACCTGTTGCCCACGGTGACGGCTTTGATTAGGGGACCGTTTGGTCGACATGCTTGGGTGATGCAGCTCAGACACTCCCCACGGATCAAACGG GGTTCGTCCAAATCCCACCTAAGTGATCCTGGCCGACCTATGCCGGTGGAGAACGTGGGAACTCATCACAGCGTCAAGCCCAGAAACTTCCCTGAGTCTGTGGATAAAGTGACCGCCACCAAGGC GGAGAAAAGTATTCCGACTCTGGAATCGTTGGTAACGGATGAGAAGCGCCCAGAGCTGAACAAACTCAAGTCTTTCATTGAGAAGCAAGATCAATTTGAATATCAGATTGGTCAGAGAAAGCAGCAGGAGGTGAAGAGTATGCCCTTCCCCAACCAAGACACTGAgtgtaaacctccaaa aatAACAGAGGAATTTCAGGCTGCCCGTTTGTTCCTGTCTCATTATGGGTTTCTGTCACTAGAGGCTCTCAAG gaGCAGAGCAACACCAGTCTTCCACCCTCCCTGGTTACCTTGGATACCACTAATCCAGGTCTGACCAATGACCTGGAGATGCTGGATACAATTACAGCCCGTGACAACGACACAGTTCATGTGTTCTATGTCAAGTCTGGCCAGCGATTGGCTCAGGACATTCTACGCAATGTG GGGTCTCAGCGTGGCATACAGGGCCAGTTCCTGGAGTTCCTCCACTCCCTGGGCTGGCCGGTGGACGTACAGAAACATGCCGGCTGGACCGGTCACATCAGCACCAGCTGGAAAATCTCACAGCCTGAGGATATCCAAG AGAACGCCCCGCGTGTGGGGACGGGAGGCAGTATCTATGACGGTCAGCAACAGGTGCTGTACTGGGCGGACGTGTCCTCAGAGGTCGCCTTTATTGTCCCCTCCCTGGACAACTTCCACAGGCTGCAGAACGACGGGG ACAAGTCTCCACAACTCTCTGTCAGCACCCCCAGTGAGGGACCAGGGGGGACCAAGCCTACCACGCTTTCCCTGGAGAGACCCCTCACTGAGCCTCGCAATAAAACCATGGAGAGTCCGAGTTCTCCCCACGACGCCTCCGCCTTCCGTACTCGACGATTCGGTCGACCGTCCACTGTGACCATTGGACCAGACACAAACATTTTTGTTGTGTGGCTGGAAAACTTTGAGGACCATGAAAATTTTCCCACAG GTGACCTACTTCCGATGACCAGCACGGGTCTGGAGCAGTACACTGCGACCAGCAGCTCGTCCATGAGACAAGACAAGGACATCTTCCTGATCTACATCCACGCCCTACAGAACGGACTGTTCCGGATCCACATGGAGGGAAACACTGGGAA GATCTCCATGGCGATTCCTCTTGTTGATGGAATGGTGGTCAGCAGACGTACGCTAGGCTCCATGGTCCGGCAGACGGCGATAAATATCGGACGTCGGAAAAGACTAGAGAGCGACTC GTATCAACCTCCTCATGTtaggagaaaaataaaaattcaggaAATTGTGGACAAGTATCATCTGAAGATGACGGAATCCGAGTTCTACACAGCTTTATTCCAAGATGTTCACAAGTGA
- the LOC105319044 gene encoding putative transcription factor p65 homolog isoform X1 produces the protein MAELNFGYDNPMGLGSNDLRLLMDGNHELLTNFDPADNDLVQLITAQNQESFMTPQIPVTQPQPPKPQKQTTHRGTPHKTQDGIYVEIVEQPKQRGLRFRYECEGRSAGSIPGEGSTSEKKTFPTIKIHNYTGTAVIVVSCVTKDQPYEPHPHNLVGRDCKRGVCTLKVKDTNVISFPHLGIQCAKKKDVENNLKQRKEINVDPFQSGFKHLNKINSIDLNVVRLCFQVFLPDENGKITRIVPPVVSHCIHDKKSLNELVICRVDRHSGKAKGGDEVFLLCEKINRDDIVVRFYEETECGECLWEDFADFSTNDIHRQYAIVFRTPPYKDTMITRPKEVKMQLKRNNEPETSDSIPFIYMPEDPDPDRIMEKRKRKADQLKNWGFDMNVSGEDIKQRLKIKATKSRIKQEVPEVPPYTVENLLGGAHQMPPVSNVTTTHTKDGTSLNVRTLDNTTMGNVTITPTESVRQQLANLPDDVQIKLLQNLAVRKLQEEATSRINQPGQPLEKDHSTFLQSLLGGGMGMPQNSNPAHPLNQNLMMGGQAMGQCSGMDQENVDLMLQAYLGDQDQNMSFDSFGSNIGNMNFDPSVGANLNVTNDQGGLDETKTAVQSLGQS, from the exons ATGGCTGAGCTCAACTTTGGATACG ATAACCCGATGGGTTTGGGAAGTAACGACTTGAGGCTTCTAATGGATGGGAACCATGAATTATTAACAAATTTTGACCCAGCAGATAATGACCTGGTTCAACTGATAA cagCACAAAATCAGGAATCATTCATGACCCCTCAAATTCCTGTGACTCAACCCCAACCCCCCAAGCCACAGAAACAGACAACGCACAGAGGAACCCCCCACAAAACGCAAGACGGAATATATGTTGAGATCGTAGAACAGCCCAAGCAGAGAGGGCTGCGGTTCCGCTATGAGTGTGAGGGGAGATCAGCGGGCAGCATTCCTGGTGAAGGCAGCACCTCTGAGAAGAAGACCTTTCCAACCATTAAG ATTCACAACTACACTGGCACAGCGGTGATAGTGGTCTCCTGTGTGACCAAAGATCAGCCGTACGAACCCCACCCCCACAACCTAGTGGGCAGGGACTGCAAAAGGGGGGTCTGTACCCTAAAGGTCAAGGACACCAACGTCATCAG TTTCCCACACCTCGGAATACAGTGTGCCAAAAAGAAAGATGTGGAAAATAACCTGAAACAGAGAAAAGAAATCAACGTGGATCCATTCCAGA GTGGTTTCAAACACTTGAACAAAATCAACAGTATAGATCTTAACGTGGTCCGTCTGTGTTTCCAAGTATTCCTGCCagatgaaaatggaaaaatcacCCGCATTGTTCCTCCCGTTGTATCACATTGTATTCACGATAAAA AGTCATTGAACGAGTTGGTAATCTGCCGAGTAGACCGACACTCGGGGAAGGCAAAGGGAGGTGATGAGGTTTTCCTGCTGTGTGAGAAAATCAACAGAG ATGATATTGTGGTCCGGTTCTATGAGGAGACAGAGTGTGGAGAATGTCTGTGGGAAGACTTTGCCGACTTCAGCACAAACGACATCCACAGACAG TACGCCATTGTCTTCCGCACACCACCTTACAAAGACACAATGATCACACGGCCAAAGGAGGTCAAAATGCAGCTCAAACGCAACAATGAACCCGAAACCAGCGACTCAATCCCATTCATTTACATGCCTGAAGACCCAG ATCCTGACCGAATCATGGAGAAAAGAAAAAGGAAGGCTGATCAGCTGAAAAACTGGGGATTTGATA tgaaTGTCTCTGGAGAAGACATCAAGCAGAGGCTGAAGATAAAGGCGACCAAGTCCAGGATCAAGCAAGAAG TGCCTGAAGTCCCTCCCTACACCGTGGAGAATCTTCTGGGTGGGGCCCATCAGATGCCGCCAGTGTCCAATGTCACCACCACCCACACAAAGGACGGCACGTCCCTCAATGTAAGGACCCTGGACAACACTACCATGGGAAATGTGACCATTACCCCCACGGAGAGTGTTCGTCAACAGCTCGCTAACCTGCCTGACGACGTGCAAATCAAACTACTGCAGAATCTGGCCGTGCGTAAACTCCAGGAGGAGGCCACAAGCCGTATCAACCAGCCCGGTCAGCCCCTGGAAAAGGACCACAGCACCTTCCTCCAGTCTCTTCTCGGTGGAGGCATGGGGATGCCACAGAATTCAAACCCTGCACATCCGCTGAACCAGAACCTCATGATGGGAGGTCAGGCAATGGGTCAGTGCTCGGGGATGGACCAGGAGAATGTAGACTTAATGCTTCAGGCTTACCTTGGTGATCAGGATCAGAACATGTCCTTCGACAGCTTCGGCTCAAACATTGGAAACATGAACTTTGACCCCTCAGTGGGAGCCAATCTTAATGTGACAAATGATCAGGGAGGGTTAGACGAGACAAAGACAGCTGTCCAGTCTCTGGGCCAGTCCTGA